A portion of the Anabas testudineus chromosome 22, fAnaTes1.2, whole genome shotgun sequence genome contains these proteins:
- the zdhhc12b gene encoding probable palmitoyltransferase ZDHHC12: MFKNVFGSGFLVRTAHVILTWVITLILFLHDTELRKQEETGQFIQPVLFVLLVLVSVLLYFAVSLMDPGFILSDDSDLQFTLGVTEEQQDMIPPTTKSLRQRRCGHCLLQQPMRSKHCQTCQHCVRRYDHHCPWIENCVGERNHRWFVLYLAVQLLVLLWGLHIAWTGFSYAPTWQLWLRTNGVLLTVTVLVALLSLIVLLLLSSHLYLVSLNTTTWEFMSRHRISYLKHCGADENPFDRGTFHNLWGFFCVWGTVVWEHVYFREGSDQV; the protein is encoded by the exons ATGTTCAAAAATGTCTTCGGCTCAGGTTTCCTTGTAAGAACCGCTCATGTCATTCTAACATGGGTCATAACGTTAATACTCTTCCTACATGATACAG AGCTGaggaagcaggaggagacagGCCAGTTCATCCAGCCTGTGCTCTTTGTCCTGCTGGTGCTGGTGTCTGTGTTGCTTTACTTCGCTGTTTCTTTGATGGACCCAGGCTTCATCTTGTCCGATGACAGCGATTTGCAG tTCACACTCGGGGtgacagaggagcagcaggacaTGATCCCACCCACCACCAAATCCTTACGACAGCGCCGTTGTGGCCACTGTCTACTGCAG CAGCCAATGAGGTCCAAGCACTGTCAGACGTGTCAGCACTGTGTCCGGCGTTATGACCATCACTGCCCCTGGATTGAGAACTGTGTTGGTGAGAGGAACCACCGCTGGTTTGTGCTTTACCTGGCCGTACAGCTGCTAGTGCTGCTGTGGGGGCTGCACATAGCCTG GACGGGTTTCAGCTATGCACCCACGTGGCAGCTGTGGCTGCGCACCAACGGCGTGCTGCTGACTGTGACTGTGCTAGTGGCTCTGCTCTCGCTGATCGTGTTACTCCTGCTCAGCTCCCACCTCTATCTTGTTTCTCTCAACACCACCACCTGGGAGTTCATGTCACGTCACCGCATCTCCTACCTCAAACACTGTGGCGCCGATGAAAACCCATTTGACCGTGGCACCTTCCACAATCTTTGGGGTTTCTTCTGCGTGTGGGGCACAGTGGTGTGGGAGCATGTGTACTTCAGGGAGGGCAGTGACCAAGTCTAG